GCTTAGCTCCCTAGAAAcgccaaacaaaacaagaaaacagtgaagaagaagaacgTTAATTAACATGACTATGATTGATTTATTTGCGTTCCCAAATGTCttgattaattaatttttttcaagtgtctTTGTGCTTGATACAACTCAAAAACATAATCCACTTACAATGACAGAGGacgaacagaaaaaaaaatgctaactAGAAATGTGAGAAGTTcataaaatttcgccacttcAGGATTTCACAACTAGCGTAGCAGTGTTAACGGTAGCTACGAAGATACGATTCATATAGAAACCGCATACTCGATTCTCGTTTTCTTCGATGGCTGCAATCATGAAGGGACCATGGTCGAAGAATCGCAGCAGTGTGAATTGACTTTTATCTGTTATCGAACTCGCTTAAATGTCAACAGAGAGGACCAAAACGATGTATACGGTGGAAAAACAACCCGACGCAAAGTTCCGCAGGACAAATTATTGAGAACTTTTTTTGCAACAAGCTGGTGAAAGCCTTGAAATCGGTTTTTTGACTCAGATGCGGAATAGACTTTTCAAAGCGTACAAGGCCTTAACCAGTTAGAAACTTGATGTCCTCTCATCGCATTTATGTTGttgcaattattgttattataattattacttattgtttttacttcttgttttgtttgtttgtttgttttgtcctttttgtttcattatctTGTAGTataatttttccttattaACTTAAGTCGTCACGAGACAGAGTTCAAAAGACAACACGCGGGCGGTAGTTGGAAAATCAGGATCTCCTGTTTCTTCGGTGATATATCCACGACGCTCATCACATGATCTAAGTGTCTGAATTAACCCGCAAAAGGACCTCTTTGATTTCATTCATCATTAACTATGAGATTGTTCACCTATGTTATTGACTTGGCtcattaataaaaaaatatatggaGACAGATATAACTAAATacaatattaaataaatataaccgaattgaaggaaaaaaattgaaattggcGTACCACCCAGTTTGGTGATGGTGAGGCAATTACCGGTAGTGTTGTTGGTGGTTTTATTACCAGTAGAATGTTGTGCTTTACCGTGAGAGAGGGAGCATAtcgaaactttcgcgaaactgactgtgagaaaaaaaaattagaatgGGGTTCAAACGTAACAACCATAGCTTCAATTAACCTTATCGTGTTGTTCTTCTTCTACAGGGAACATTGATGTGAAGCCATCAAAAGCCCGCTCCCTACCTCAACCTCTTGACTTAAGCCCAGATGTTAACATGTTGACAGAATTTGCTCGTATTGCCACAAGTCCTCAGAGTCCTCTGGTTCGACAGGTCAGCGGTGATAGCGTTTATGTTAGACGTGGTTGCAGTGATAGTCCTCCTCCTCAGTTAGTTGATCCGAAGAAAATCGTGGTACGTAACAGACAATTGTAAgaatcaaaataaagtttgaaaagcaaacaaactagGACGAAATTCTGAAAGTGTTTAAGGTTCCAGGGTTCCGAAGCATACTTTTGCAGATTTTTGCAAGTGTTTTTCTAAAGCATGCCAAGTATCTAAAGGATAAGATATCTACAAGAAGTAGTAACAGGTTCTGGTAGCGTTTCCCTTTTGTTGCTTGTAAACACTTCTTGGAAATTCGATCGTTTTTGGAAAGAAAGGAGCACTGTAGTTGCATAAATAACTCAGTCTGGGACAATTCAGCCTTGACTTAGTGGCCAGACAACATGTTCAGAAGGTCATTGGCTCCATTCTTTGTCGAAGCAGTGTAATTCTGCTACGAGTATTGATGCTTTATTGGCTCTTTCTCGGTTGGTACGTATGAaacgtttccatggaaacgttCTTagctttgtatttttgttatgaaacaaagccggcaaattcataatttgcaaccaaaacataGAAAAATGTGAGTAATGTCATTTTTCATAGCAAAACTACCAGAAAAAAGCTAAAATGATTGAAAGTTTACGAGGATCTCGGAGATGGATGAGGAAGACAAACAATCTCTGCGTGAGTTTTATTTTCCtaaagatgtggaaaatcttGATGCAGAAACTGAAACAGGCATTAGATTTTGCTATCAGAAACCAAATAATAAGTAACTTACCAACCGAGCTCGCTCGAGCAGAGCTGGGGAGCATTGACCCTAGATCGTGGAAGTAAGGACCTCGCTGCGGTCGGGCTGCACTGCCACGATCTCGggcaatattccccagtacggccttCACGCTCGGTTCCTAAACGATTAATACGTACATCCCAAACAGAAAGTAGCgtctttgaaaagaatttaGACAACCGATTGGTAACGTTTCTGTTTGTAGAATTTCCAGTTTGTCCAACCACAAAGCGTCACACCAGACAGCTGCCTCCATTCTTCCAGTCAAACATTATGCCATACCATTCCAGCAATCAAGTGGCTGCTCCCAGATGAAAATGGACGGAATTGCAGAGTGGTAGATAATGCTGAGATATTATCACAGAACGTGTTTCCAGATGGATTGCGAGTGGTTGATTTCGAACGAATTAACACGAACCATGATGAAAATAGCGTAAGTGCATTAACTTGTTTCACATCCAGACTCATTTCTAAGCTAGGAATGAAATCACTTACTTCCGGCGCCTAGATGGGTTCAGAACTTCTCAGAAAGCTTTCGAATCCGTTGAATCGAAGGGGGACCTTAGTTTGAATTTTTGTCAGTGTAAAATAGTGGAAGGTCAGTCCTTGAGGATTCAAAGTCGTCGATACTTCCGCGATCACCGAGTCGTGTCATAGAAAAACGATGAATCCGAGACTCCAAGACGCTAACGAAGTGTCCTGTCTAATTGAAGAAAGCACAACTACATACTTGCCTTGCTACCTGACGGATTGACAGGATGGTACTTGTGTACTGAGCTGAAAAAGGTTGTAaaagcagtgccgtagcaaggggaggggccggggggcccgtgcccccccccccccagttttttacctaaaaagtaaaaacagacctacataaaattttgaaaataaaatattatcaaacaactgcttgggaagttttcaaaaaacgacctaccgatgaagtctacgtttgtctctaaggccactcagacagtttaataactacgaacttactataatgactctgaaaggtgaaacatttgctggtttcaagatacagagatagtcggttttctattttgtaattgacgtttcaagtgttattcTCTTAACTCACTGGTTTGCTCCGACAGTGTAcgaggtaaataatttgcgatatgcgtaaatcacaaatagctcttggagaacgctggaaatagcatttccaagcctttagattccaaaattttctgggggagcatacccccagacccccctagcggctcgcgcctccggcgatcgcgtgcccccccacttatattacccttgctacggcactgaaaaGGCATTcatgcattgatttaatgtgacgttttatTCTCAGGATGAATTTATAGTGACTTTTAAGTCCTGCAACAATGAGGAGAGCAGCTTACAAGCCGAAATTACCGCTGACTACCCATTCTTTGTGAAAGAGACACCCTGCTGGGCCTCTCTTAATCCTGCCGTCACTGAACTGCACTATGAACTACGATGCCAGCCACTTAAAAAGGGTGATATTTGTTGGTTACCATATGACCCTGGTGTTATGAATTACAGGTAAATTGATAGACAGGTACCCTGTTGTTCTTTTGCTGCTAAAACTGCTATTGAATTAGAGGCGAGCCTTAACACTGACATCAGTATTTCTTCGTGGATGCAAGAAAAtaatctttttgttgttgttgttgttgttcttttgtttttgtttttgttttgtataaGAGGAAGATTGAGTATGTGCCTTATGGTTCACAACAACGGTTAAGCCGGGAGGACTGATAGTGTAAACTTATCCTGCGA
This portion of the Acropora palmata chromosome 13, jaAcrPala1.3, whole genome shotgun sequence genome encodes:
- the LOC141863610 gene encoding HMG box-containing protein 1-like isoform X2; translation: MQPLRKEKQSKSYKCLHCCKSFKSSNGLKYHKEKVHGDEVKMEISSDIETEGNIDVKPSKARSLPQPLDLSPDVNMLTEFARIATSPQSPLVRQNFQFVQPQSVTPDSCLHSSSQTLCHTIPAIKWLLPDENGRNCRVVDNAEILSQNVFPDGLRVVDFERINTNHDENSDEFIVTFKSCNNEESSLQAEITADYPFFVKETPCWASLNPAVTELHYELRCQPLKKGDICWLPYDPGVMNYRSEYTDVSMAALTLSSMAKDKEEHSHRRTKLLSESPCSARRLKRNEAHQFNKRPMNAFMLFAQKFRLEITQAHPGKDNRAISVILGDTWKAMKQEERKQYVIEAKILADEHKRINPDCWKRKRSSEGSSKLSYRRL
- the LOC141863610 gene encoding HMG box-containing protein 1-like isoform X1, which translates into the protein MQPLRKEKQSKSYKCLHCCKSFKSSNGLKYHKEKVHGDEVKMEISSDIETEGNIDVKPSKARSLPQPLDLSPDVNMLTEFARIATSPQSPLVRQVSGDSVYVRRGCSDSPPPQLVDPKKIVNFQFVQPQSVTPDSCLHSSSQTLCHTIPAIKWLLPDENGRNCRVVDNAEILSQNVFPDGLRVVDFERINTNHDENSDEFIVTFKSCNNEESSLQAEITADYPFFVKETPCWASLNPAVTELHYELRCQPLKKGDICWLPYDPGVMNYRSEYTDVSMAALTLSSMAKDKEEHSHRRTKLLSESPCSARRLKRNEAHQFNKRPMNAFMLFAQKFRLEITQAHPGKDNRAISVILGDTWKAMKQEERKQYVIEAKILADEHKRINPDCWKRKRSSEGSSKLSYRRL